In Deltaproteobacteria bacterium, the DNA window AATGTACGCAGCAGGTTGTGGCCAGCGGGTTAGAGCTGCTGGGCGTCAACGCCCCGGAGAGCATGTGAAAGAGGAAGATCACTCAGCAGGCAGTCAAATGCGCCCCTCGCCCGGGGGGGATGAGCCGAGTGCGAAGCATCGCCTTTCAACTTCAGCCCAGGAAAAAAAACCGTTAAAAAAGAGGCTTGGGACCGAACCTCCCTCTAAACAACTGGTCCTGTCCCGCCGCTCGACTATTCTCTGGGGTCTGTTTCTATGTGTTTTCATGGTCTGGATCTTTACCCTCGGCGTCCTGGTCGGTCGGGGCTTCATGTTTCAGAACGAGAAGTTAAAAAAACTGGAGGAACGCATGGGTCAGCTTGCCACCGGGGATGTGCCCGCGGTCACCGTGGAGGAAGGTTCCAAAGAAAGCGCCGCATCTCAACCCGCACTCACTTTTTACAAGTCACTGGTGGAAGGAAGATTTAAAACTGACCTCGAAACGATAAAAAAAAGAAAACCCGCCTCACCTCCGGTTCAACCACAAATGAGGTCCTCGAACAGGGCTATCTCCAAAGCTTCTCCTGGCCCTTCCCCTAAAAAAGCATCAGCCAGGGCTTCTTCCCCGCCACCTGAACCGACTGTCAAGCCTGAGGTGCAGACCGTGCCTCAGGGGATCTCCCAGGCCCTTCCACCGGAACGTGATCGCGGAGAGAACTTCACCATCCAGGTAGCAGCCGTCGGGGACCTGGATCAGGCCAGGAAATTCGTCAACCAGCTCAGGGAAAAGGGTTACCCCGCTTATTTTTACCATGTCCAGCATCAGACCCGGCTTTATTTCCGCATCCGCGTCGGTCATTATAAGGACCGGGCCGAGGCTGAAGCCGTGCTGGCCAGGCTGAGAGAGTTCGGTCGGCAGGATATGTTTATTTCCCGGCTGGTTGACTAGAGAATACTAAAAACATTTTGTGTTCAATACGAGATGAAAAAGTAAAGCCGTAAAAAAAAGGAAAGCCATGAATAACAAACCGAATATCATCCTTCTGATTACCCATGACACCGGAGAGCACATTTCACCATATGGAATCACGACAGTAGATACTCCAAACTGTGAACGGTTGGCCAGGGAGGCGGTGCTT includes these proteins:
- a CDS encoding SPOR domain-containing protein, coding for MKEEDHSAGSQMRPSPGGDEPSAKHRLSTSAQEKKPLKKRLGTEPPSKQLVLSRRSTILWGLFLCVFMVWIFTLGVLVGRGFMFQNEKLKKLEERMGQLATGDVPAVTVEEGSKESAASQPALTFYKSLVEGRFKTDLETIKKRKPASPPVQPQMRSSNRAISKASPGPSPKKASARASSPPPEPTVKPEVQTVPQGISQALPPERDRGENFTIQVAAVGDLDQARKFVNQLREKGYPAYFYHVQHQTRLYFRIRVGHYKDRAEAEAVLARLREFGRQDMFISRLVD